From Tripterygium wilfordii isolate XIE 37 chromosome 13, ASM1340144v1, whole genome shotgun sequence, the proteins below share one genomic window:
- the LOC120012252 gene encoding dof zinc finger protein DOF3.4-like, translating to MTQSDSGESKRTTKAGNHGAPPPEQEQLPCPRCDSTNTKFCYYNNYNFSQPRHFCKSCRRYWTHGGTLRDIPVGGGTRKSAKRSRTNNQYSSSTAVTSANYEVQSMPLSATPVFLPLTANQASSVQFCDVKGNESFTSLLNNSGQGGSGILALSGFGLGLGHGFEEAGFGLGRGIWPFVGVGGDGGGAVSVVNGAGGNATVTGNGSTWQYESGGESAAFVGGDCFSWPDLAISTPVYGLK from the coding sequence ATGACACAGTCGGATTCGGGCGAGAGCAAGCGAACAACCAAGGCCGGGAATCACGGAGCTCCACCACCGGAACAAGAGCAACTCCCCTGCCCACGATGCGACTCCACCAACACAAAGTTCTGTTACTACAACAACTACAACTTCTCTCAACCCCGCCACTTCTGCAAGTCCTGCCGCCGCTACTGGACACACGGTGGTACTCTCCGTGACATCCCCGTCGGCGGCGGTACGCGTAAGAGCGCCAAGCGTTCTCGCACTAACAATCAGTACTCATCCTCCACCGCCGTCACTTCAGCGAATTACGAAGTACAGTCCATGCCGTTGTCCGCTACCCCGGTGTTTTTGCCACTGACGGCAAATCAGGCGTCGAGCGTACAGTTTTGCGATGTGAAGGGGAATGAGAGCTTTACTTCTCTGTTGAACAACAGTGGTCAAGGGGGTTCCGGGATTTTGGCGCTGAGTGGGTTTGGGCTGGGCCTTGGACATGGGTTTGAAGAAGCGGGCTTTGGGCTTGGAAGAGGGATATGGCCTTTTGTTGGTGTAGGAGgagatggtggtggtgctgtGAGTGTTGTGAATGGCGCTGGCGGAAATGCTACAGTGACAGGGAATGGGAGTACATGGCAGTACGAGAGTGGTGGAGAATCTGCTGCATTTGTTGGAGGAGATTGCTTTTCTTGGCCTGATTTGGCTATTTCAACTCCTGTTTATGGGCTTAAATGA
- the LOC120012139 gene encoding pentatricopeptide repeat-containing protein At3g50420: MPQLYEALIQKCISITTLKKARRLHALILTTTTVDDAQSPYLNNNLISLYARCGSPSDAQVVFDKMPQRNTVSFNALIAGYSRIQKRAVSALELFHQMENEGLRPNGSTCTSVLQACSSLEDRFMGELCHAQVLKLGFLNETRVQTSLLGMYSNCGDMEAAREVFSCIGERDVVAWNSLIYGNLKNDNINEGFYLSSAMVRSGVSRTQFTYSMFLNACGRLGEYSCGQVIHAQLIVSNVLADLPLQNSLLDMYSSCGDMKTAFDVFDRMENMDLVSWNSIISGYSENGDGEMAINLFLELLGMSLPKPDEYTFAAIVSATSSFPASDYGKPIHAQIVRQGFERSIFVGSTLVSMYFKSGETESAQQVFNLISKKDVVIWTEMIVGHSRLAEGERAIKFFYDMCGEGHKIDSFALSGVISACADLSILRQGEMIHSQAVKTGLDVEMPVCGSLVNMYAKNGVLPAAQSIFSQVPVPDLKCWNSMLGGYSYHGLAVEALKIFEEILNHGLKPDAVTFLSLLSACSYGGLVERGKFLWGYMKDNGLLPGPRHYSCMVCLLSRAGLVDEAEEMINESRFSADHLESWRTLLSSCVVNRNLEVGIRAAEEVLRLDSEDTATHVLLSNLYAVTGRWDYVAEMRKKMRRLVLGKDPGLSWIEAKNNVHVFSSGDQSHPEFDEAKAELHRLQSNMIKPIIDELIQPWNLHSQTSDMLEFTSVA; this comes from the coding sequence ATGCCGCAGCTGTATGAAGCGCTGATACAGAAATGCATCTCCATAACCACATTGAAGAAAGCACGCCGGTTACATGCTCTAATCCTAACTACCACCACAGTAGACGATGCACAATCTCCATACCTCAACAACAACCTCATCTCATTGTACGCTCGATGTGGCTCGCCCAGCGACGCACAGGTGGTGTTCGACAAAATGCCTCAAAGAAACACTGTTTCCTTCAATGCTCTCATTGCTGGCTATTCTCGAATCCAGAAACGTGCTGTTTCGGCCCTCGAACTGTTTCACCAGATGGAGAATGAAGGTCTAAGGCCTAATGGGTCCACATGCACCAGTGTCCTGCAAGCTTGTTCTTCGCTTGAGGATAGGTTCATGGGGGAACTATGTCATGCCCAGGTATTGAAGTTAGGGTTTTTGAATGAAACGCGTGTTCAAACTTCTCTGCTTGGAATGTACTCAAATTGTGGGGATATGGAGGCTGCCAGAGAAGTTTTTAGTTGCATAGGTGAGAGAGATGTTGTTGCTTGGAATTCTTTGATATATGGGAATTTGAAGAATGATAACATAAACGAAGGGTTTTATTTATCTAGTGCAATGGTGAGATCAGGTGTTAGTCGAACACAATTCACATACTCAATGTTCTTGAATGCCTGTGGAAGATTGGGAGAATATAGTTGTGGCCAAGTCATTCATGCCCAGCTTATTGTTTCAAATGTCTTAGCTGACTTGCCCCTGCAAAATTCTTTGCTAGATATGTACTCGAGTTGCGGTGATATGAAAACAGCTTTTGATGTCTTTGATAGAATGGAAAACATGGATTTGGTTTCGTGGAACTCGATCATATCTGGGTATTCAGAAAATGGAGATGGAGAGATggccattaatttgtttctgGAATTGCTAGGAATGTCTCTTCCTAAGCCCGATGAGTATACTTTTGCAGCCATTGTTTCTGCGACTAGTTCATTCCCTGCTTCTGATTATGGGAAACCTATACATGCCCAAATTGTGAGACAAGGATTCGAAAGGAGTATCTTTGTTGGAAGTACTCTTGTGTCTATGTATTTCAAAAGTGGGGAGACGGAATCTGCACAGCaggttttcaatttgatttcgAAAAAGGATGTTGTTATCTGGACAGAGATGATTGTGGGTCATTCTAGATTGGCTGAAGGGGAAAGAGCAATTAAATTTTTCTATGATATGTGTGGGGAAGGCCATAAGATTGACAGCTTTGCCCTTAGTGGAGTTATAAGTGCATGTGCTGACCTTTCAATATTGAGACAAGGTGAGATGATTCATTCGCAGGCTGTAAAAACAGGACTTGATGTTGAAATGCCCGTCTGTGGGAGTCTTGTGAATATGTATGCCAAAAATGGTGTTCTTCCAGCCGCTCAATCAATATTTTCCCAAGTTCCCGTCCCTGATTTGAAGTGCTGGAATTCAATGCTTGGAGGATACAGTTACCATGGATTGGCTGTGGAAGCATTGAAGATTTTTGAGGAGATCCTGAATCATGGTCTTAAACCAGATGCAGTGACATTTTTGTCTCTGTTGTCTGCTTGTAGCTACGGGGGCTTGGTTGAAAGAGGAAAGTTCTTATGGGGATATATGAAGGATAATGGTTTGTTACCTGGGCCTAGGCACTACTCTTGCATGGTATGCTTGTTAAGTAGAGCAGGACTGGTGGATGAGGCAGAAGAAATGATTAATGAATCGCGATTCTCTGCTGACCATCTAGAATCATGGAGAACTTTACTAAGCTCATGTGTCGTCAATAGAAATTTAGAGGTAGGCATTCGTGCAGCAGAGGAAGTTCTGAGATTGGATTCAGAAGATACTGCAACCCATGTTTTGCTTTCAAATCTTTATGCTGTCACGGGAAGATGGGATTATGTTGCAgaaatgaggaagaagatgagaagatTAGTGTTAGGAAAGGATCCTGGATTAAGTTGGATCGAGGCCAAAAACAATGTACACGTATTCTCTTCTGGTGATCAATCACATCCAGAGTTTGATGAAGCCAAAGCAGAATTGCATAGATTACAAAGCAACATGATAAAGCCAATTATAGACGAACTGATACAACCATGGAACCTGCATAGTCAGACAAGTGACATGCTGGAGTTTACAAGTGTGGCATGA
- the LOC120013614 gene encoding salicylic acid-binding protein 2-like: MESKMKKHFVLVHGAGHGAWCWFKLVPLLESAGHKVTALDLAASGINSKQLEDIGSFSDYVQPLLKFLASLPQDEKLILVGHSFGGYCISLAMENFPEKILVAVFVSAFMPNHASPQTSDLLQELNKRSTNNSYLDCKFSVMEGTEKPTTCMSFGPLFLARIYQNCLPEDLELAKMLVRPLGLFRLSDKDSVLTKGNFGSANRVFVVCGEDASINEEFQRWMIENSPPNEVKYISEAGHMVMLSKPEQLCQCLLEIVDNYQ; encoded by the exons ATGGAGAGCAAGATGAAGAAGCATTTTGTTTTGGTTCATGGAGCAGGTCATGGTGCTTGGTGCTGGTTCAAACTTGTTCCGCTACTCGAATCAGCTGGTCACAAGGTCACTGCTTTAGACCTAGCAGCTTCTGGTATCAATTCTAAACAACTTGAAGATATTGGTTCCTTCTCTGATTATGTTCAACCATTGTTGAAATTCCTGGCCAGTCTTCCCCAAGATGAGAAGCTAATTCTAGTTGGCCACAGCTTTGGTGGTTATTGTATCTCTTTAGCCATGGAGAATTTTCCAGAGAAAATTCTGGTTGCGGTTTTTGTTTCAGCTTTTATGCCTAATCATGCTTCCCCACAAACATCTGATCTCCTACAAGAG CTTAACAAAAGGAGTACCAACAATTCCTATCTGGATTGCAAGTTTAGTGTCATGGAAGGAACAGAAAAGCCAACAACTTGTATGTCTTTTGGTCCACTTTTCTTGGCCAGGATCTATCAGAACTGCTTGCCAGAA GATCTGGAATTGGCCAAAATGCTGGTACGACCTCTTGGGTTATTCAGGCTATCGGACAAGGACTCTGTTCTGACAAAGGGTAATTTCGGGTCAGCGAATCGGGTTTTTGTGGTCTGCGGTGAAGATGCATCGATCAACGAGGAATTTCAGCGGTGGATGATTGAGAATAGTCCTCCTAATGAAGTGAAATATATTAGTGAAGCTGGACATATGGTCATGCTCTCAAAGCCAGAACAACTTTGCCAGTGTTTGCTGGAGATTGTTGACAATTATCAATGA
- the LOC120011991 gene encoding autophagy-related protein 101-like isoform X1 yields the protein MNCEVCQLKELDVEHFEIREVLSCILHTIVFHRALGLIRPKDIDLELFEITYVQCGDVEIEKKIDEKIDQFISWVEKHPNKKSQVCISFYEVKNKQHGWYKKIERLYWEQWHVNLNVTQHPKGHSSKSHHSKVVLDPGEGRSEDRSVRRAALEASLREVLFQIIKFVNEKKDHVPPITDGVMYFPYEITIPSSSDSAFGMDMFKRMLQTGHPTMLS from the exons ATGAACTGCGAAGTCTGTCAACTCAAAGAACTG GATGTGGAGCACTTTGAGATACGGGAAGTTCTTAGCt GCATACTACACACCATTGTATTTCATAGGGCTTTAGGCCTCATAAGGCCTAAAGACATTGACTTGGAACTTTTCGAAATTACATAT GTGCAATGTGGGGATGtagaaattgaaaagaaaattgatgagaAGATTGACCAATTCATAAGTTGGGTCGAGAAACACCCAAACAAGAAAAGTCAG GTGTGCATATCTTTCTATGAAGTGAAAAACAAACAGCATGGATGGTACAAAAAAATTGAACGATTATATTGGGAGCAATGGCATGTAAATTTGAATGTGACACAGCATCCAAAGGGACATTCTAGCAAGTCTCATCATTCCAAAGTAGTTCTTGACCCAGGAG AGGGAAGATCAGAAGATAGAAGTGTGAGAAGGGCTGCACTAGAAGCTTCTCTACGTgaggttttgtttcaaataataaaatttgtcAATGAGAAGAAGGATCACGTTCCGCCCATTACCGATGGCGTCATGTACTTTCCATATGAAATTACTATCCCAAG CTCATCAGATTCTGCCTTCGGCATGGACATGTTTAAGAGGATGCTTCAAACCGGTCACCCAACCATGCTCAGCTGA
- the LOC120011991 gene encoding autophagy-related protein 101-like isoform X2, protein MNCEVCQLKELDVEHFEIREVLSCILHTIVFHRALGLIRPKDIDLELFEITYVQCGDVEIEKKIDEKIDQFISWVEKHPNKKSQVCISFYEVKNKQHGWYKKIERLYWEQWHVNLNVTQHPKGHSSKSHHSKVVLDPGEGRSEDRSVRRAALEASLREVLFQIIKFVNEKKDHVPPITDGVMYFPYEITIPS, encoded by the exons ATGAACTGCGAAGTCTGTCAACTCAAAGAACTG GATGTGGAGCACTTTGAGATACGGGAAGTTCTTAGCt GCATACTACACACCATTGTATTTCATAGGGCTTTAGGCCTCATAAGGCCTAAAGACATTGACTTGGAACTTTTCGAAATTACATAT GTGCAATGTGGGGATGtagaaattgaaaagaaaattgatgagaAGATTGACCAATTCATAAGTTGGGTCGAGAAACACCCAAACAAGAAAAGTCAG GTGTGCATATCTTTCTATGAAGTGAAAAACAAACAGCATGGATGGTACAAAAAAATTGAACGATTATATTGGGAGCAATGGCATGTAAATTTGAATGTGACACAGCATCCAAAGGGACATTCTAGCAAGTCTCATCATTCCAAAGTAGTTCTTGACCCAGGAG AGGGAAGATCAGAAGATAGAAGTGTGAGAAGGGCTGCACTAGAAGCTTCTCTACGTgaggttttgtttcaaataataaaatttgtcAATGAGAAGAAGGATCACGTTCCGCCCATTACCGATGGCGTCATGTACTTTCCATATGAAATTACTATCCCAAG TTGA